A genomic region of Tamandua tetradactyla isolate mTamTet1 chromosome 2, mTamTet1.pri, whole genome shotgun sequence contains the following coding sequences:
- the TAF5L gene encoding TAF5-like RNA polymerase II p300/CBP-associated factor-associated factor 65 kDa subunit 5L isoform X1, whose protein sequence is MKRVRTEQIQMAVSCYLKRRQYMDSEGPLKQGLRLSQTAEEMAANLTVQSESGCANIVSAAPCQAEPQQYEVQFGRLRNFLTDSDSQYSHEVMPLLYPLFVYLHLNLVQSSPKSTVESFYSRFHGMFLQNASQKDVIEQLQTTQTIQDILSNFKLRAFLDNKYVVRLQEDSYNYLIRYLQSDNNIALCKVLTLHIHLDVQPAKRTDYQLYASGSSSRSESSGLEPTDMPTPILQNEAALEVLQESIKRVKDGPPSLTTICFYAFYNTEQLLNTAEISPDSKLLAAGFDNSCIKLWSLRSKKLKSEPHQVDMSRIHLACDILEKEDDEEDNAGTEMKILRGHCGPVYSTRFLSDSSGLLSCSEDMSIRYWDLGTFTNTVLYQGHAYPVWDLDISPYSLYFASGSHDRTARLWSFDRTYPLRIYAGHLADVDCVKFHPNSNYLATGSTDKTVRLWSAQQGNSVRLFTGHRGPVLSLAFSPNGKYLASAGEDQRLKLWDLASGTLYKELRGHTDNITSLTFSPDSSLIASASMDNSVRVWDIRNTYCSAPADGSSSELVGVYTGQMSNVLSVQFMACNLLLVTGITQENQEH, encoded by the exons ATGAAACGAGTACGCACAGAGCAGATTCAGATGGCAGTGTCCTGCTACCTCAAACGCCGACAATACATGGATTCAGAAGGTCCCTTAAAACAAGGATTGCGACTGTCACAGACTGCTGAAGAGATGGCAGCTAATCTCACAG TCCAATCAGAATCTGGTTGTGCCAACATAGTGTCTGCAGCCCCTTGCCAGGCTGAGCCCCAGCAATATGAAGTACAGTTTGGACGCCTGCGGAATTTTCTTACTG ATTCTGATTCCCAGTACAGCCATGAAGTGATGCCTCTCCTCTATCCTCTCTTTGTCTACCTCCATCTCAACCTGGTCCAGAGCAGTCCGAAGAGCACAGTGGAAAGTTTTTACAGCCGCTTCCATGGAATGTTTCTGCAGAACGCTAGCCAGAAGGATGTCATTGAGCAGCTACAGACCACTCAAACCATCCAGGACATCCTTTCTAACTTCAAGCTTCGAGCATTCCTAGATAATAAGTATGTGGTCCGTCTCCAAGAAGACAGCTACAACTACCTTATCCGCTACCTCCAAAGTGACAACAATATTGCTCTGTGCAAAGTCCTCACCTTACATATTCATCTGGATGTGCAGCCTGCCAAGAGAACAGACTACCAACTTTATGCCAGTGGCAGCTCCTCACGTAGTGAGAGCAGCGGCTTAGAGCCCACTGACATGCCCACCCCTATTCTGCAGAatgaggctgctctggaggtcttGCAGGAGAGCATTAAGCGAGTCAAGGACGGGCCTCCTTCACTTACTACCATCTGTTTCTATGCCTTCTATAACACAGAGCAGCTGTTGAACACTGCAGAAATTTCCCCAGATAGTAAGCTGCTTGCTGCTGGGTTTGACAACTCCTGTATAAAACTTTGGAGTTTAAGATCCAAGAAGTTAAAATCAGAACCCCATCAAGTAGACATGTCCCGTATCCACTTGGCTTGTGATATTCTGGAGAAAGAG GATGACGAGGAGGATAATGCGGGCACAGAGATGAAGATACTGCGAGGACACTGTGGACCTGTGTACAGCACAAGGTTCCTATCAGATAGCTCAGGGTTGCTCTCTTGTTCTGAAGACATGTCCATCCGATATTGGGACCTGGGAACTTTCACCAACACTGTGTTGTACCAGGGACATGCCTATCCTGTGTGGGACCTGGACATCAGCCCATATAGTCTGTATTTTGCCAGTGGTTCCCATGACCGCACTGCAAGGCTTTGGTCATTTGACCGGACGTACCCACTGAGAATATATGCAGGACACCTGGCAGATGTGGACTGTGTCAAATTCCACCCTAATTCCAACTACTTAGCTACAGGCTCTACCGACAAGACTGTCCGGCTGTGGAGCGCTCAGCAGGGGAATTCCGTGAGGCTCTTCACAGGCCACCGAGGTCCTGTGCTTTCTCTTGCATTTTCTCCCAATGGTAAGTATTTGGCATCTGCTGGTGAGGACCAGAGGTTGAAGCTGTGGGACTTGGCATCTGGCACCCTTTATAAAGAATTGAGAGGCCACACAGACAATATCACCAGCCTTACTTTCAGTCCAGACAGCAGCTTGATTGCCTCTGCCTCCATGGACAACTCCGTTCGCGTTTGGGATATTAGGAATACTTACTGCAGTGCTCCTGCCGACGGCTCCTCCAGCGAACTCGTGGGTGTGTACACCGGACAGATGAGTAATGTACTGAGTGTTCAGTTTATGGCCTGTAACCTTCTTCTAGTGACTGGAATTACCCAAGAAAATCAGgaacattaa
- the TAF5L gene encoding TAF5-like RNA polymerase II p300/CBP-associated factor-associated factor 65 kDa subunit 5L isoform X3, which translates to MKYSLDACGIFLLSSPKSTVESFYSRFHGMFLQNASQKDVIEQLQTTQTIQDILSNFKLRAFLDNKYVVRLQEDSYNYLIRYLQSDNNIALCKVLTLHIHLDVQPAKRTDYQLYASGSSSRSESSGLEPTDMPTPILQNEAALEVLQESIKRVKDGPPSLTTICFYAFYNTEQLLNTAEISPDSKLLAAGFDNSCIKLWSLRSKKLKSEPHQVDMSRIHLACDILEKEDDEEDNAGTEMKILRGHCGPVYSTRFLSDSSGLLSCSEDMSIRYWDLGTFTNTVLYQGHAYPVWDLDISPYSLYFASGSHDRTARLWSFDRTYPLRIYAGHLADVDCVKFHPNSNYLATGSTDKTVRLWSAQQGNSVRLFTGHRGPVLSLAFSPNGKYLASAGEDQRLKLWDLASGTLYKELRGHTDNITSLTFSPDSSLIASASMDNSVRVWDIRNTYCSAPADGSSSELVGVYTGQMSNVLSVQFMACNLLLVTGITQENQEH; encoded by the exons ATGAAGTACAGTTTGGACGCCTGCGGAATTTTCTTACTG AGCAGTCCGAAGAGCACAGTGGAAAGTTTTTACAGCCGCTTCCATGGAATGTTTCTGCAGAACGCTAGCCAGAAGGATGTCATTGAGCAGCTACAGACCACTCAAACCATCCAGGACATCCTTTCTAACTTCAAGCTTCGAGCATTCCTAGATAATAAGTATGTGGTCCGTCTCCAAGAAGACAGCTACAACTACCTTATCCGCTACCTCCAAAGTGACAACAATATTGCTCTGTGCAAAGTCCTCACCTTACATATTCATCTGGATGTGCAGCCTGCCAAGAGAACAGACTACCAACTTTATGCCAGTGGCAGCTCCTCACGTAGTGAGAGCAGCGGCTTAGAGCCCACTGACATGCCCACCCCTATTCTGCAGAatgaggctgctctggaggtcttGCAGGAGAGCATTAAGCGAGTCAAGGACGGGCCTCCTTCACTTACTACCATCTGTTTCTATGCCTTCTATAACACAGAGCAGCTGTTGAACACTGCAGAAATTTCCCCAGATAGTAAGCTGCTTGCTGCTGGGTTTGACAACTCCTGTATAAAACTTTGGAGTTTAAGATCCAAGAAGTTAAAATCAGAACCCCATCAAGTAGACATGTCCCGTATCCACTTGGCTTGTGATATTCTGGAGAAAGAG GATGACGAGGAGGATAATGCGGGCACAGAGATGAAGATACTGCGAGGACACTGTGGACCTGTGTACAGCACAAGGTTCCTATCAGATAGCTCAGGGTTGCTCTCTTGTTCTGAAGACATGTCCATCCGATATTGGGACCTGGGAACTTTCACCAACACTGTGTTGTACCAGGGACATGCCTATCCTGTGTGGGACCTGGACATCAGCCCATATAGTCTGTATTTTGCCAGTGGTTCCCATGACCGCACTGCAAGGCTTTGGTCATTTGACCGGACGTACCCACTGAGAATATATGCAGGACACCTGGCAGATGTGGACTGTGTCAAATTCCACCCTAATTCCAACTACTTAGCTACAGGCTCTACCGACAAGACTGTCCGGCTGTGGAGCGCTCAGCAGGGGAATTCCGTGAGGCTCTTCACAGGCCACCGAGGTCCTGTGCTTTCTCTTGCATTTTCTCCCAATGGTAAGTATTTGGCATCTGCTGGTGAGGACCAGAGGTTGAAGCTGTGGGACTTGGCATCTGGCACCCTTTATAAAGAATTGAGAGGCCACACAGACAATATCACCAGCCTTACTTTCAGTCCAGACAGCAGCTTGATTGCCTCTGCCTCCATGGACAACTCCGTTCGCGTTTGGGATATTAGGAATACTTACTGCAGTGCTCCTGCCGACGGCTCCTCCAGCGAACTCGTGGGTGTGTACACCGGACAGATGAGTAATGTACTGAGTGTTCAGTTTATGGCCTGTAACCTTCTTCTAGTGACTGGAATTACCCAAGAAAATCAGgaacattaa
- the TAF5L gene encoding TAF5-like RNA polymerase II p300/CBP-associated factor-associated factor 65 kDa subunit 5L isoform X2, with product MPLLYPLFVYLHLNLVQSSPKSTVESFYSRFHGMFLQNASQKDVIEQLQTTQTIQDILSNFKLRAFLDNKYVVRLQEDSYNYLIRYLQSDNNIALCKVLTLHIHLDVQPAKRTDYQLYASGSSSRSESSGLEPTDMPTPILQNEAALEVLQESIKRVKDGPPSLTTICFYAFYNTEQLLNTAEISPDSKLLAAGFDNSCIKLWSLRSKKLKSEPHQVDMSRIHLACDILEKEDDEEDNAGTEMKILRGHCGPVYSTRFLSDSSGLLSCSEDMSIRYWDLGTFTNTVLYQGHAYPVWDLDISPYSLYFASGSHDRTARLWSFDRTYPLRIYAGHLADVDCVKFHPNSNYLATGSTDKTVRLWSAQQGNSVRLFTGHRGPVLSLAFSPNGKYLASAGEDQRLKLWDLASGTLYKELRGHTDNITSLTFSPDSSLIASASMDNSVRVWDIRNTYCSAPADGSSSELVGVYTGQMSNVLSVQFMACNLLLVTGITQENQEH from the exons ATGCCTCTCCTCTATCCTCTCTTTGTCTACCTCCATCTCAACCTGGTCCAGAGCAGTCCGAAGAGCACAGTGGAAAGTTTTTACAGCCGCTTCCATGGAATGTTTCTGCAGAACGCTAGCCAGAAGGATGTCATTGAGCAGCTACAGACCACTCAAACCATCCAGGACATCCTTTCTAACTTCAAGCTTCGAGCATTCCTAGATAATAAGTATGTGGTCCGTCTCCAAGAAGACAGCTACAACTACCTTATCCGCTACCTCCAAAGTGACAACAATATTGCTCTGTGCAAAGTCCTCACCTTACATATTCATCTGGATGTGCAGCCTGCCAAGAGAACAGACTACCAACTTTATGCCAGTGGCAGCTCCTCACGTAGTGAGAGCAGCGGCTTAGAGCCCACTGACATGCCCACCCCTATTCTGCAGAatgaggctgctctggaggtcttGCAGGAGAGCATTAAGCGAGTCAAGGACGGGCCTCCTTCACTTACTACCATCTGTTTCTATGCCTTCTATAACACAGAGCAGCTGTTGAACACTGCAGAAATTTCCCCAGATAGTAAGCTGCTTGCTGCTGGGTTTGACAACTCCTGTATAAAACTTTGGAGTTTAAGATCCAAGAAGTTAAAATCAGAACCCCATCAAGTAGACATGTCCCGTATCCACTTGGCTTGTGATATTCTGGAGAAAGAG GATGACGAGGAGGATAATGCGGGCACAGAGATGAAGATACTGCGAGGACACTGTGGACCTGTGTACAGCACAAGGTTCCTATCAGATAGCTCAGGGTTGCTCTCTTGTTCTGAAGACATGTCCATCCGATATTGGGACCTGGGAACTTTCACCAACACTGTGTTGTACCAGGGACATGCCTATCCTGTGTGGGACCTGGACATCAGCCCATATAGTCTGTATTTTGCCAGTGGTTCCCATGACCGCACTGCAAGGCTTTGGTCATTTGACCGGACGTACCCACTGAGAATATATGCAGGACACCTGGCAGATGTGGACTGTGTCAAATTCCACCCTAATTCCAACTACTTAGCTACAGGCTCTACCGACAAGACTGTCCGGCTGTGGAGCGCTCAGCAGGGGAATTCCGTGAGGCTCTTCACAGGCCACCGAGGTCCTGTGCTTTCTCTTGCATTTTCTCCCAATGGTAAGTATTTGGCATCTGCTGGTGAGGACCAGAGGTTGAAGCTGTGGGACTTGGCATCTGGCACCCTTTATAAAGAATTGAGAGGCCACACAGACAATATCACCAGCCTTACTTTCAGTCCAGACAGCAGCTTGATTGCCTCTGCCTCCATGGACAACTCCGTTCGCGTTTGGGATATTAGGAATACTTACTGCAGTGCTCCTGCCGACGGCTCCTCCAGCGAACTCGTGGGTGTGTACACCGGACAGATGAGTAATGTACTGAGTGTTCAGTTTATGGCCTGTAACCTTCTTCTAGTGACTGGAATTACCCAAGAAAATCAGgaacattaa
- the TAF5L gene encoding TAF5-like RNA polymerase II p300/CBP-associated factor-associated factor 65 kDa subunit 5L isoform X4, whose product MKRVRTEQIQMAVSCYLKRRQYMDSEGPLKQGLRLSQTAEEMAANLTVQSESGCANIVSAAPCQAEPQQYEVQFGRLRNFLTDSDSQYSHEVMPLLYPLFVYLHLNLVQSSPKSTVESFYSRFHGMFLQNASQKDVIEQLQTTQTIQDILSNFKLRAFLDNKYVVRLQEDSYNYLIRYLQSDNNIALCKVLTLHIHLDVQPAKRTDYQLYASGSSSRSESSGLEPTDMPTPILQNEAALEVLQESIKRVKDGPPSLTTICFYAFYNTEQLLNTAEISPDSKLLAAGFDNSCIKLWSLRSKKLKSEPHQVDMSRIHLACDILEKEV is encoded by the exons ATGAAACGAGTACGCACAGAGCAGATTCAGATGGCAGTGTCCTGCTACCTCAAACGCCGACAATACATGGATTCAGAAGGTCCCTTAAAACAAGGATTGCGACTGTCACAGACTGCTGAAGAGATGGCAGCTAATCTCACAG TCCAATCAGAATCTGGTTGTGCCAACATAGTGTCTGCAGCCCCTTGCCAGGCTGAGCCCCAGCAATATGAAGTACAGTTTGGACGCCTGCGGAATTTTCTTACTG ATTCTGATTCCCAGTACAGCCATGAAGTGATGCCTCTCCTCTATCCTCTCTTTGTCTACCTCCATCTCAACCTGGTCCAGAGCAGTCCGAAGAGCACAGTGGAAAGTTTTTACAGCCGCTTCCATGGAATGTTTCTGCAGAACGCTAGCCAGAAGGATGTCATTGAGCAGCTACAGACCACTCAAACCATCCAGGACATCCTTTCTAACTTCAAGCTTCGAGCATTCCTAGATAATAAGTATGTGGTCCGTCTCCAAGAAGACAGCTACAACTACCTTATCCGCTACCTCCAAAGTGACAACAATATTGCTCTGTGCAAAGTCCTCACCTTACATATTCATCTGGATGTGCAGCCTGCCAAGAGAACAGACTACCAACTTTATGCCAGTGGCAGCTCCTCACGTAGTGAGAGCAGCGGCTTAGAGCCCACTGACATGCCCACCCCTATTCTGCAGAatgaggctgctctggaggtcttGCAGGAGAGCATTAAGCGAGTCAAGGACGGGCCTCCTTCACTTACTACCATCTGTTTCTATGCCTTCTATAACACAGAGCAGCTGTTGAACACTGCAGAAATTTCCCCAGATAGTAAGCTGCTTGCTGCTGGGTTTGACAACTCCTGTATAAAACTTTGGAGTTTAAGATCCAAGAAGTTAAAATCAGAACCCCATCAAGTAGACATGTCCCGTATCCACTTGGCTTGTGATATTCTGGAGAAAGAGGTATGA